A window of Streptomyces caniferus contains these coding sequences:
- a CDS encoding lysozyme: MSVLRSGSPHRPARSLATVAGVLLAVLALLLGLPGTAGATAGRHAPEPSHPGQDWAGSQIARHEGSAAGIAPPASSLAASVEGVDVSSHNGSVAWSTLWNSGVRFAYVKATESTSYTNPSFAQQYNGSYNIGMIRGAYHFATPDTSSGAAQATYFVNHGGGWSRDGRTLPGALDMEYNPYGATCYGLSAAGLVNWMKDWFATYKARTGRDAVIYTSTSWWRQCTGNSTAFGAVNPLWVPRYGSSAGELPAGWGFHTIWQYTSTGPTVGDHNRFNGAMDRLRALANG; this comes from the coding sequence ATGTCCGTGCTCAGATCCGGCTCCCCCCACCGACCCGCACGGTCCCTCGCGACCGTGGCCGGGGTCCTTCTCGCCGTCCTCGCCCTCCTCCTCGGACTGCCGGGCACCGCCGGCGCCACGGCCGGCCGGCACGCACCCGAGCCCAGCCACCCCGGTCAGGACTGGGCCGGTTCCCAGATCGCCCGGCACGAGGGCAGCGCGGCCGGCATCGCCCCGCCCGCGTCGTCGCTCGCGGCGTCCGTCGAGGGTGTGGACGTCAGCAGCCACAACGGCAGCGTCGCCTGGTCGACGCTCTGGAACAGTGGCGTCCGCTTCGCCTACGTGAAGGCGACGGAGTCCACCAGCTACACCAATCCGTCCTTCGCCCAGCAGTACAACGGCTCCTACAACATCGGGATGATCCGGGGCGCGTACCACTTCGCCACACCCGACACCTCCAGCGGTGCCGCCCAGGCCACCTACTTCGTCAACCACGGCGGCGGCTGGTCCAGGGACGGCAGGACGCTGCCCGGCGCGCTCGACATGGAGTACAACCCCTACGGCGCCACCTGTTACGGACTGAGCGCGGCCGGCCTGGTCAACTGGATGAAGGACTGGTTCGCCACCTACAAGGCGCGGACCGGCCGGGACGCCGTCATCTACACCTCCACCAGCTGGTGGAGGCAGTGCACCGGCAACTCCACCGCCTTCGGCGCCGTCAACCCGCTGTGGGTCCCGCGCTACGGCTCCTCGGCCGGCGAACTCCCGGCCGGCTGGGGCTTCCACACCATCTGGCAGTACACCTCGACCGGTCCCACGGTCGGTGACCACAACCGCTTCAACGGCGCGATGGACCGCCTCCGGGCCCTCGCCAACGGCTGA
- the lon gene encoding endopeptidase La has translation MASTSTPLTLPVLPLDDEVVLPGMVVPLDLSDADVRAAVEAAQAAATSGNKPRVLLVPRIDGTYAGIGTLGRIEQVGRLSDGDPGALIRGLGRVRIGSGTTGPGAALWVEGTTVEETVPDPLPGAVAEFVTEYKALATSWLRKRGAWQVVDRVQQIEDVPTLADNSGYSPFLTTEQKVRLLETADPVARLKFATETLREHLAEQDVAESIAKDVQEGVDKQQREFLLRRQLEAVRKELAEINGDPEDEGDDYRARVEAADLPEDVRKAALKEVDKLERSSDQSPEGSWIRTWLDTVLELPWHDRTEDAYDIAGAKEILDADHSGLEDVKERITEYLAVRKRRAERGLGLIGGRRGGAVLALVGPPGVGKTSLGESVARAMGRKFVRVALGGVRDEAEIRGHRRTYVGALPGRIVRAIKEAGSMNPVVLLDEIDKVGSDFRGDPAAALLEVLDPAQNHTFRDHYLEVELDLSDVVFLATANVLEAIPEPLLDRMELVRLDGYTEDEKVVIARDHLLPRQLERAGLESGEVTLQEDALRKLAGEYTREAGVRNLERAVARLLRKVAAQHELGQQELPFTVGTDQLRPLIGRPHHTPESAQDPAERRTAVPGVVTGLAVTGAGGDVLYVEASLADPETGASGLQLTGQLGDVMKESAHIALSFLRSHGAELELPVADLKERGVHLHVPAGAVPKDGPSAGVTMTTALASLLSGRQVRPDVAMTGEVSLTGRVLPIGGVKQKLLAAHRAGITTVVIPKRNEPDLDEVPAEILEALEVHPVADVRQVLELALTPASNGAAPEVPVAA, from the coding sequence ATGGCTTCGACGTCCACACCGCTCACTCTGCCCGTGCTGCCCCTCGATGACGAGGTCGTGCTCCCCGGCATGGTGGTGCCCCTGGACCTGTCCGACGCGGACGTACGGGCCGCGGTGGAGGCCGCGCAGGCCGCCGCCACCTCGGGCAACAAGCCGCGGGTGCTGCTTGTGCCCCGCATCGACGGGACGTACGCCGGGATCGGCACGCTCGGGCGGATCGAGCAGGTCGGGCGGCTGTCCGACGGCGATCCTGGGGCGCTGATCCGGGGCCTGGGCCGGGTGCGGATCGGCTCCGGCACGACCGGGCCCGGTGCCGCGCTCTGGGTGGAGGGCACGACCGTCGAGGAGACGGTCCCCGACCCCCTGCCCGGCGCGGTGGCCGAATTCGTCACGGAGTACAAGGCACTGGCCACCAGCTGGCTGCGCAAGCGCGGCGCCTGGCAGGTCGTCGACCGCGTCCAGCAGATCGAGGACGTCCCGACGCTGGCCGACAACTCCGGCTACTCGCCGTTCCTGACCACCGAACAGAAGGTCCGGCTGCTGGAGACCGCCGACCCGGTTGCGCGGCTGAAGTTCGCCACCGAGACGCTGCGCGAGCACCTCGCCGAGCAGGACGTCGCCGAATCCATCGCCAAGGACGTCCAGGAGGGCGTCGACAAGCAGCAGCGGGAGTTCCTGCTGCGGCGGCAGCTGGAGGCGGTCCGCAAGGAACTCGCCGAGATCAACGGCGACCCGGAGGACGAGGGCGACGACTACCGCGCCCGGGTCGAGGCCGCCGACCTGCCCGAGGACGTCCGCAAGGCCGCCCTCAAGGAGGTCGACAAGCTGGAGCGGTCCAGCGACCAGAGCCCCGAGGGCTCCTGGATCCGCACCTGGCTGGACACCGTCCTGGAACTGCCGTGGCACGACCGCACCGAGGACGCCTACGACATCGCCGGCGCCAAGGAGATCCTCGACGCCGACCACTCCGGCCTGGAGGACGTCAAGGAGCGGATCACCGAATACCTGGCCGTCCGCAAGCGGCGGGCGGAGCGGGGGCTCGGCCTCATCGGAGGCCGTCGCGGCGGGGCCGTGCTGGCGCTGGTCGGGCCGCCCGGTGTCGGCAAGACCTCGCTCGGCGAGTCCGTCGCACGGGCCATGGGCCGTAAGTTCGTCCGGGTCGCGCTCGGCGGCGTCCGGGACGAGGCGGAGATCCGCGGGCACCGCCGGACGTATGTCGGCGCGCTGCCGGGCCGGATCGTACGGGCCATCAAGGAAGCCGGGTCGATGAACCCGGTGGTGCTGCTCGACGAGATCGACAAGGTGGGCTCCGACTTCCGCGGCGACCCCGCCGCCGCCCTCCTGGAGGTCCTGGACCCGGCGCAGAACCACACCTTCCGCGACCACTACCTGGAGGTCGAACTCGACCTCAGCGACGTGGTCTTCCTGGCCACCGCCAACGTCCTGGAAGCCATCCCCGAGCCGCTGCTCGACCGGATGGAGCTGGTGCGGCTGGACGGCTATACCGAGGACGAGAAGGTCGTCATCGCCCGGGACCACCTGCTGCCGCGCCAGTTGGAGCGGGCCGGTCTGGAGAGCGGCGAGGTGACCCTTCAGGAGGACGCGCTGCGCAAGCTGGCGGGCGAGTACACCCGCGAGGCGGGCGTACGGAATCTGGAGCGCGCGGTCGCCAGGCTGCTGCGCAAGGTCGCCGCACAGCACGAACTGGGGCAGCAGGAGCTGCCGTTCACGGTGGGCACGGACCAGCTGCGCCCGCTGATCGGGCGGCCGCACCACACCCCCGAGTCGGCACAGGACCCGGCCGAGCGGCGCACCGCGGTGCCCGGTGTGGTCACCGGCCTCGCGGTCACCGGTGCCGGTGGCGATGTGCTCTATGTGGAGGCCTCGCTCGCCGATCCGGAGACCGGGGCGTCCGGACTCCAGCTGACCGGCCAGCTCGGCGACGTGATGAAGGAGTCCGCGCACATCGCGCTGTCGTTCCTGCGCTCGCACGGCGCGGAACTGGAGCTCCCGGTCGCCGACCTGAAGGAGCGCGGAGTGCATCTGCACGTACCGGCGGGCGCCGTCCCCAAGGACGGGCCGAGCGCGGGCGTGACGATGACGACGGCGCTGGCCTCGCTGCTGTCGGGCCGGCAGGTCCGGCCGGATGTGGCGATGACCGGTGAGGTCTCGCTGACCGGGCGGGTGCTGCCGATCGGCGGCGTCAAGCAGAAGCTGCTGGCGGCGCACCGCGCCGGGATCACCACCGTGGTCATCCCCAAGCGCAATGAACCCGACCTGGACGAGGTGCCGGCCGAGATCCTCGAAGCGCTGGAGGTCCACCCCGTCGCGGACGTCCGCCAGGTGCTGGAGCTGGCACTGACCCCGGCCTCGAACGGGGCCGCTCCGGAGGTGCCGGTCGCGGCGTGA
- a CDS encoding pentapeptide repeat-containing protein, whose protein sequence is MSPDHEPSIPDTADLGLRSDCGSCFGLCCVALPFAASADFAIDKDAGRPCPNLQTDFRCGIHADLRPRGFSGCTVFDCFGAGQKVSQVTFGGQDWRRAPGTARQMFDVFPVMRQLHELLWYLAEALTLPAARPVHADLRAALEKTEALTRGSAQELTALEVPAHRGEVNALLLRTSELVRAAVPGRKKERRGADLMGARLKGADLRGANLRGAYLIAADLKGADLRSADLIGADLRDADLSGADLTGALFLTQAQLNAARGDAAAKLPETLSRPAHWRPAGDR, encoded by the coding sequence TTGTCCCCAGACCACGAGCCATCGATTCCGGACACCGCCGACCTCGGCCTGCGGTCCGACTGCGGCAGCTGCTTCGGGCTCTGCTGTGTCGCGCTGCCGTTCGCGGCCTCGGCGGACTTCGCGATCGACAAGGACGCCGGCCGGCCCTGCCCGAACCTGCAGACGGACTTCCGCTGCGGCATCCACGCCGACCTCCGCCCGCGCGGCTTCTCCGGCTGCACCGTCTTCGACTGCTTCGGCGCCGGGCAGAAGGTCTCCCAGGTCACCTTCGGCGGCCAGGACTGGCGGCGGGCGCCGGGGACCGCCCGGCAGATGTTCGACGTCTTCCCCGTCATGCGGCAGCTGCACGAACTCCTCTGGTACCTGGCCGAGGCGCTGACCCTGCCGGCCGCGCGACCCGTCCATGCCGACCTGCGGGCGGCGCTGGAGAAGACCGAGGCTCTCACCCGTGGCAGCGCCCAGGAGCTCACCGCGCTCGAGGTGCCGGCCCACCGGGGCGAGGTCAACGCCCTGCTGCTGCGCACCAGCGAACTCGTACGGGCCGCGGTCCCCGGCCGTAAGAAGGAGCGGCGCGGGGCCGACCTCATGGGGGCCCGCCTCAAGGGGGCCGATCTCCGGGGCGCCAACCTCCGCGGGGCGTATCTCATCGCCGCCGATCTGAAGGGCGCCGATCTGCGCTCGGCGGACCTGATCGGCGCCGACCTGCGGGACGCGGACCTGTCCGGCGCCGACCTCACCGGTGCCCTCTTCCTCACCCAGGCACAGCTCAACGCGGCCCGGGGCGACGCGGCGGCCAAGCTGCCGGAGACCTTGTCCCGCCCCGCCCACTGGCGGCCCGCAGGTGATCGCTGA
- a CDS encoding YfbM family protein encodes MSMIGEYARVTPAELHRALGDPEWALALVGGRMEAEAEQCPRPELARCLDIDKAWDALGFLLRRAAFPVDIVHGEEAVPDADDWGYGPPRYLTPERVRAAAGALAGISGERLTAGVGPEDLAEAAVYPAIVWERGASLDFVSEHYELLRPFFRAAADEGDGMLMWLG; translated from the coding sequence ATGAGCATGATCGGAGAGTACGCACGCGTCACACCCGCCGAACTCCACCGCGCCCTCGGCGATCCGGAGTGGGCGCTGGCGCTGGTCGGCGGGCGGATGGAGGCGGAGGCGGAGCAGTGCCCCCGGCCCGAGCTGGCGCGCTGCCTGGACATCGACAAGGCCTGGGACGCCCTCGGATTCCTGCTGCGCCGGGCGGCCTTCCCGGTGGACATCGTCCACGGCGAGGAGGCCGTCCCGGATGCCGACGACTGGGGCTACGGCCCGCCCCGCTACCTCACCCCCGAGCGGGTGCGGGCCGCCGCCGGGGCGCTGGCCGGGATATCCGGTGAGCGTCTGACGGCCGGGGTCGGTCCGGAGGACCTCGCCGAGGCGGCGGTGTACCCGGCGATCGTCTGGGAGCGGGGCGCGTCCCTGGACTTCGTGAGCGAGCACTACGAGCTGCTGCGGCCGTTCTTCCGTGCGGCGGCGGACGAGGGGGACGGCATGCTCATGTGGCTCGGATAG
- a CDS encoding rhomboid-like protein, whose translation MSWLGTAARARADRAPSVIPGPDNGADTAPAVPPGLLPGIPRQRAPRQVVAQEPAAAAGPAPLRRRPGRLLPTPLGTPFTFGYALLLVATSLFAEYADPALVSDLLQGSSTDVVHLAQAPLLVLVASALWIAGGMTSAYAVGFLFVLTALERRIGGVRTAAVFFGGHVLATLATELPVAFSVAAGKLPESSLHRLDYGISFGVMTSIGALAGLLPAWLRWPVLAGVGYVAVTDLLAYADPMTDWGHLLSLALGVASWPLLRHWRTLLARPAPLLGDLGHPSLRGVRTY comes from the coding sequence GTGAGCTGGCTGGGAACCGCCGCGAGGGCACGGGCCGATCGCGCGCCGTCCGTCATACCGGGGCCGGACAACGGCGCGGACACCGCACCGGCCGTCCCGCCGGGCCTGCTGCCGGGCATCCCCCGGCAACGCGCGCCCCGGCAGGTCGTCGCGCAGGAGCCGGCGGCCGCCGCGGGACCGGCGCCCCTGCGACGACGGCCCGGACGGCTGCTGCCCACGCCCCTCGGCACCCCCTTCACCTTCGGCTACGCCCTCCTCCTCGTGGCCACCTCGCTCTTCGCCGAGTACGCCGACCCGGCGCTGGTCTCCGATCTGCTCCAGGGCTCCAGTACGGACGTCGTCCATCTGGCGCAGGCCCCACTGCTGGTGCTGGTCGCCAGCGCGCTGTGGATCGCGGGCGGTATGACCTCCGCGTACGCCGTCGGCTTCCTCTTCGTCCTGACGGCGCTGGAGCGGCGGATCGGCGGAGTGCGCACGGCCGCCGTGTTCTTCGGCGGCCATGTGCTGGCCACCCTCGCCACCGAACTGCCCGTCGCCTTCTCGGTCGCCGCGGGCAAGCTGCCGGAGAGTTCGCTGCACCGGCTCGACTACGGCATCAGCTTCGGCGTGATGACCAGCATCGGCGCCCTCGCGGGCCTGCTGCCGGCCTGGTTGCGCTGGCCGGTGCTGGCCGGTGTCGGCTACGTGGCCGTGACCGATCTGCTCGCCTACGCCGACCCGATGACCGACTGGGGCCATCTGCTCTCGCTCGCCCTGGGCGTCGCGAGCTGGCCGCTGCTCCGCCACTGGCGCACCCTGCTCGCCCGGCCCGCACCGCTCCTGGGCGACCTGGGCCATCCGTCGCTGCGCGGCGTGCGGACCTACTGA
- a CDS encoding spermidine synthase: MAPVTPTQATTGLPEAPRTIDRREGPYGEVVLRQRGGPPADPGIDGSGAPAAPVVYEIIANGCFLMDTSDGRSERLLVDAALAALPAGRTRPSVLIGGLGVGFSLARAAGQPRWGRIVVVEREEAVIDWHRTGPLSAVSAEALADPRTEILPADLVAHVRTETGQGTYDALCLDIDNGPDWTVTEDNNSLYSPAGLAACHDRLTPGGVLAVWSAQPSPAFEEALRNAGFNGVHTEEIPVVRGVPDVVHLARKGA, from the coding sequence ATGGCTCCCGTTACTCCGACGCAGGCAACGACCGGCCTCCCCGAGGCCCCGCGCACGATCGACCGACGCGAGGGCCCGTACGGCGAAGTGGTGCTGCGGCAGCGGGGCGGACCCCCCGCAGACCCCGGAATTGACGGCTCCGGCGCCCCCGCGGCGCCCGTGGTCTACGAGATCATCGCCAACGGCTGCTTCCTGATGGACACCTCCGACGGCCGGTCCGAGCGGCTGCTGGTCGACGCCGCGCTCGCCGCCCTGCCGGCCGGCCGCACCCGGCCCTCCGTACTGATCGGCGGCCTCGGCGTCGGGTTCTCCCTGGCCCGCGCGGCCGGTCAGCCGCGCTGGGGCCGGATCGTGGTCGTCGAGCGCGAGGAAGCGGTCATCGACTGGCACCGTACGGGTCCGCTGTCCGCGGTCTCGGCGGAGGCGCTGGCCGATCCGCGCACCGAGATCCTGCCCGCCGACCTGGTCGCCCACGTGCGAACGGAAACGGGCCAAGGCACCTACGACGCCCTGTGTTTGGACATCGACAACGGCCCCGACTGGACGGTCACCGAGGACAACAACAGCCTCTACTCCCCCGCCGGACTCGCCGCCTGCCACGACCGTCTGACCCCCGGCGGAGTGCTCGCCGTCTGGTCCGCGCAGCCCTCGCCGGCGTTCGAGGAAGCCTTGCGAAATGCCGGTTTCAACGGGGTACATACGGAAGAGATCCCCGTTGTCCGAGGCGTCCCTGACGTGGTCCATCTTGCGCGGAAGGGCGCGTAG
- a CDS encoding response regulator transcription factor, with protein sequence MDQTQTTQGGAAATPGAQRRVLVVEDDPTIVEAIAARLRAEGFQVQTATDGPAAVETAEAWQPDLLVLDVMLPGFDGLEVCRRVQAQRPVPVMMLTARDDETDMLVGLGVGADDYMTKPFSMRELAARVHVLLRRVERAALAAHTPRSGILRLGELEIDHAQRRVRVRGSDVHLTPTEFDLLVCLANTPRAVLSREQLLAEVWDWADASGTRTVDSHIKALRRKIGAERIRTVHGVGYALETPAA encoded by the coding sequence ATGGACCAGACTCAGACAACGCAGGGCGGCGCCGCCGCCACGCCGGGCGCCCAGCGCCGGGTACTGGTCGTGGAGGACGACCCGACGATCGTGGAGGCCATCGCGGCCCGGCTGCGCGCCGAGGGCTTCCAGGTGCAGACGGCCACCGACGGACCGGCCGCGGTCGAGACCGCGGAGGCCTGGCAGCCGGATCTGCTGGTCCTCGACGTGATGCTGCCGGGCTTCGACGGCCTGGAGGTGTGCCGGCGGGTCCAGGCCCAGCGGCCGGTGCCCGTGATGATGCTCACCGCGCGGGACGACGAGACCGACATGCTCGTCGGCCTCGGCGTCGGCGCCGACGACTACATGACCAAGCCGTTCTCGATGCGGGAGCTGGCCGCCCGGGTGCACGTCCTGCTGCGCCGGGTCGAGCGCGCCGCGCTGGCCGCGCACACCCCGCGCAGCGGCATCCTGCGGCTGGGTGAGCTGGAGATCGACCACGCCCAGCGCCGGGTGCGGGTGCGCGGCTCGGACGTCCATCTGACGCCCACCGAGTTCGATCTGCTGGTCTGCCTGGCGAACACCCCGCGCGCGGTGCTCTCCCGTGAGCAGCTGCTGGCCGAGGTGTGGGACTGGGCGGACGCCTCCGGGACCCGTACGGTCGACAGCCACATCAAGGCGCTGCGCCGCAAGATCGGTGCCGAGCGCATCCGTACGGTCCACGGTGTCGGCTACGCCCTGGAGACCCCGGCCGCATGA
- a CDS encoding HAMP domain-containing sensor histidine kinase has product MTRRWWRTPVRELGQRVWEGLRPLDPYRSVKAALGALVSVSVIITTLLVFVAMHSATELRVITIFSIIASLLITQFVANSLTAPLDEMTDVTRSMAHGNYSRRVRSERRDEFGDLANAFNRMAADLEAVDTHRKELVANVSHELRTPIAALRAVLENVVDGVSEPDPETMRTALKQTERLGRLVEHLLDLSRLDNGVVPLHARRFEVWPYLSGVLKEANMSRGASTLAGVAGSGTHTRTDVHLHLDVSPPELTAHADAERLHQVVANLIDNAIKHSPRHGRVTVHARRGEGPESLELDVQDEGPGIPESERYRVFERFNRGGPAPSGPGSDGGTGLGLAIARWAVDLHGGRIGVAESPRGCRIRVTLPGLESARS; this is encoded by the coding sequence ATGACGCGGCGGTGGTGGCGGACGCCCGTGCGCGAGCTGGGGCAGCGGGTCTGGGAGGGCCTGCGCCCGCTCGACCCGTACCGCTCGGTGAAGGCCGCGCTCGGCGCGCTGGTCAGCGTCTCGGTGATCATCACCACGCTGCTGGTCTTCGTCGCGATGCACTCGGCGACCGAGCTGCGGGTGATCACGATCTTCTCGATCATCGCCTCGCTGCTGATCACCCAGTTCGTGGCCAACAGCCTCACCGCTCCGCTCGACGAGATGACGGATGTCACCCGGTCGATGGCGCACGGCAACTACAGCCGCCGGGTCCGTTCGGAGCGCCGCGACGAGTTCGGCGACCTGGCGAACGCCTTCAACCGGATGGCGGCCGACCTGGAGGCGGTGGACACCCACCGCAAGGAGCTGGTGGCCAATGTCTCCCACGAGCTGCGCACCCCGATCGCCGCGCTCCGCGCCGTCCTGGAGAACGTGGTCGACGGGGTCAGCGAGCCGGACCCGGAGACGATGCGGACAGCGCTGAAGCAGACCGAGCGGCTGGGCCGCCTGGTCGAGCACCTGCTGGACCTGTCCCGGCTGGACAACGGGGTGGTGCCGCTGCACGCCCGGCGCTTCGAGGTCTGGCCGTACCTGTCCGGGGTGCTCAAGGAGGCCAATATGAGCCGGGGCGCCTCCACCCTCGCCGGCGTGGCCGGCTCCGGCACCCACACCCGTACGGACGTCCATCTCCACCTCGACGTCTCGCCGCCGGAGCTGACCGCGCACGCGGACGCCGAGCGGCTGCACCAGGTCGTGGCCAATCTCATCGACAACGCGATCAAGCACAGCCCCCGGCACGGCCGGGTCACGGTGCACGCGCGGCGCGGCGAGGGCCCCGAGAGCCTGGAGCTGGACGTGCAGGACGAGGGGCCCGGCATTCCCGAGTCGGAGCGCTACCGGGTCTTCGAGCGGTTCAACCGCGGCGGCCCCGCCCCCTCGGGCCCCGGCTCGGACGGGGGTACGGGCCTCGGCCTGGCCATCGCGCGCTGGGCGGTGGATCTGCACGGCGGACGCATCGGCGTGGCCGAATCCCCACGTGGTTGCCGGATCCGGGTCACTCTTCCGGGGCTGGAGTCAGCTCGAAGCTGA